A single window of Nicotiana sylvestris chromosome 3, ASM39365v2, whole genome shotgun sequence DNA harbors:
- the LOC138887221 gene encoding uncharacterized protein — MGSFVSSCGNTYILVAIDYVSKWVEAVAFPNNESRSVVVFPKKNIFTRFGTPRASGQVEVSNREIKSILSKTVNANRTDWSRKLDDDLWAYRTAYKTPIGNLRVEQLNELDEFRFHAYSSSSLYKDKMKYLHDKYAQSKEFKEGDLVLLINSRL, encoded by the exons ATGGGGTCTTTTGTTAGTTCATGTGGCAACACttacattctggtggccattgattatgtttctaagtgggttgaagccgtggcttttccCAACAATGAGTCCCGGAGTGTGGTGGTGTTTCCCAAGAAAAATATCTTCACACGGTTTGGTACTCCTCGG gctagtggacaagttgaggtctccaacagggagataaagagtatattgtcaaaaactgtcaatgcaaatagaacTGACTGGTCAAGGAAACTAGATGATGATTTATGGGCCTACAGGACTGCTTataagactccaattg gaaatctccgggtagagcaactcaatgagttagatgagttccggtttcatgcatattccagctcgtccttgtataaggacaagatgaagtacttacatgacaaataTGCACAGAGCAAGGAATTCAAGGAGGGTGACTTGGTTCTCTTAATCAACTCTCGGTTATGA
- the LOC138887222 gene encoding uncharacterized protein translates to MPWFADVANFLVTDIVPSEFSSNQRKKLKRYSLDYYWYEPYLFKICNDGVIWRCVPEEEQMSILDAFHSSPYGGHHSGARAASKVLRCGFYWPTLYKDTGELVKICDECQRADGISRKDEMPLIG, encoded by the coding sequence ATGCCTTGGTTCGCCGATGTGGCCAATTTTCTTGTTACCGACATTGTTCCAAGTGAgttctcttctaaccaaaggaagaagcttaaacggtATAGCTTGGATTATTACTGGTATGAACCTTATCTCTTCAAGatttgtaatgatggtgtgatctgGAGATGTGTTccagaagaggagcaaatgagtattcttgatgctttCCATTCCTCGCCCTACGGTGGTCATCATAGTGGGGCGAGAGCTGCTTCAAAGGTTCTTAgatgtggtttctattggcctactCTGTATAAAGATACTGGTGAGCTTGTCAAGATATGTGATGAGTGTCAGAGAGCAGATGGGATTTCCAggaaggatgaaatgcctctcatcGGTTGA